One Nocardia sp. BMG111209 DNA segment encodes these proteins:
- a CDS encoding methyltransferase, with protein MGVVAIDPLLTNRQNWDARAPIHAASRFYLDPEPGYWFAPFEWEALGDLRDRDVLHLQCHLGTETVEFARRGARAVGLDFSPESVRHARELSGDTVEYVCADVYEAREALGARRFDVVYTGKGALCYLPDLTAWARVVADLLRPGGLLYIVEFHPLLHSLGPTPPPGSDPSALELRDDYLEGRGAQLRDSVHTYTDGPDLTSATTVYEWRHGLGEVVTALLAAGLRITGLTETDLLPWPRFPQMVRTAGGWWRLPTADPILPLLYGLAATAPA; from the coding sequence ATGGGGGTGGTGGCCATCGATCCGCTGCTGACGAACCGGCAGAACTGGGATGCTCGCGCCCCCATTCACGCCGCCAGCCGCTTCTACCTCGACCCCGAACCCGGCTACTGGTTCGCGCCCTTCGAGTGGGAGGCGCTCGGCGACCTCCGCGACCGCGATGTACTGCACCTGCAATGCCATCTGGGTACGGAGACGGTCGAATTCGCGCGGCGCGGCGCTCGCGCGGTGGGCCTGGACTTCTCGCCGGAGTCGGTGCGGCATGCCCGCGAATTGTCCGGCGATACGGTCGAGTACGTCTGTGCGGATGTGTACGAGGCCCGGGAAGCGTTGGGCGCGAGGCGTTTCGACGTCGTCTACACCGGCAAGGGCGCGCTCTGCTATCTGCCGGACCTGACCGCCTGGGCGCGGGTGGTGGCGGATCTGCTGCGGCCCGGCGGTCTGCTGTACATCGTCGAATTCCATCCGCTGCTGCACTCGCTCGGCCCCACCCCGCCCCCGGGCAGCGATCCCAGTGCGCTGGAATTGCGCGACGACTATCTCGAGGGCCGTGGTGCGCAGCTGCGCGACAGCGTCCACACCTACACCGACGGGCCCGATCTGACCTCGGCCACGACGGTCTACGAGTGGCGGCACGGACTGGGCGAGGTGGTCACCGCCCTGCTCGCCGCGGGCCTGCGCATCACCGGCCTGACCGAGACGGATCTGCTTCCCTGGCCGCGTTTTCCGCAGATGGTGCGTACCGCCGGCGGCTGGTGGCGGTTGCCGACCGCCGACCCGATCCTCCCCCTGCTGTACGGTCTGGCGGCCACCGCACCCGCCTGA
- a CDS encoding ACT domain-containing protein: protein MTVTQRLQVVPSSFAVEHLPTATFPEDDEWVALVRAPEGLTVVREAPPWGDGERWIGFYGGDNARGHDHPGALAALVAPLAEASIPVFVASTYHADLVLVPDHRRDEAADVLRAAGHRIG, encoded by the coding sequence ATGACCGTGACCCAGCGCCTGCAGGTGGTGCCCTCCTCGTTCGCCGTCGAGCACCTGCCCACCGCGACCTTCCCCGAGGACGACGAGTGGGTCGCGCTGGTCCGGGCGCCGGAGGGCCTCACCGTGGTGCGCGAGGCGCCGCCGTGGGGTGACGGGGAACGCTGGATCGGCTTCTACGGTGGCGACAACGCGCGCGGCCACGATCATCCCGGCGCGCTGGCCGCGCTGGTGGCGCCGCTGGCCGAGGCGAGCATCCCGGTCTTCGTCGCCTCCACCTATCACGCCGATCTGGTGCTGGTGCCCGATCACCGCCGCGACGAGGCGGCCGACGTCCTGCGCGCGGCCGGGCACCGGATCGGCTGA
- a CDS encoding acyltransferase encodes MTRPPEILPAPVVSGAAAAAVDAVPMVTDAPPVVTGAGAVVTDVGPETAGAGTAVAEVRPVVADGGAGASAGGGERRPELPSLTGARWWAAFAVFVLHALVFLPVYPFQKSELFRHIHQWMPMQLGAAGVTFFFVLSGFIIYWSFRPGMPVPLFYRRRVLKIYPTHLVAAAAFVLVAGVPLHRLVVWLPNVLLVHAWVPKWSTVGGLNVPSWSLASEMLFYLSFPLLLPVVRRIPTRRLLLAAVLLVVAVLALHAAFYLWVPGPKGIANAFAPRLVPGDSSPHFELHASQAWFAQPDIPVAQSYWLGYTFPPARLPEFYLGVLTARMVLEGRWRSTRLAPPLLALVVAYAATWVVPIDFKMSALLIAPTAAVVATMAARDLQGIRGWNAHPRMVWFGNISYAFYLIQFPVMVLVTRFLIGGRQFGILGWAGFALLVLVLATAAAAALYHWVDLPIMNRFAGRSAPRAKAPPTMTP; translated from the coding sequence GCCGTGCCCATGGTGACCGATGCTCCACCGGTGGTGACCGGGGCCGGGGCAGTCGTGACCGACGTTGGGCCGGAAACGGCCGGTGCCGGAACGGCGGTGGCCGAGGTCCGGCCGGTGGTGGCCGACGGAGGCGCGGGGGCGAGTGCCGGTGGGGGAGAGCGGCGGCCGGAGTTGCCGTCGTTGACCGGTGCGCGGTGGTGGGCCGCGTTCGCGGTCTTCGTTCTGCATGCCCTGGTGTTCCTGCCGGTGTACCCGTTCCAGAAGTCCGAGCTGTTCCGGCACATCCATCAGTGGATGCCGATGCAGCTCGGGGCCGCGGGGGTCACCTTCTTCTTCGTGTTGTCGGGCTTCATCATCTACTGGTCGTTCCGGCCGGGGATGCCGGTGCCGCTGTTCTATCGGCGGCGGGTGCTCAAGATCTATCCGACCCATCTGGTCGCGGCCGCGGCATTCGTGCTGGTGGCCGGGGTGCCGTTGCACCGGCTCGTGGTGTGGCTGCCGAATGTGCTGCTCGTGCACGCCTGGGTGCCGAAGTGGAGTACCGTCGGCGGGCTCAACGTGCCGTCGTGGTCGCTGGCCTCGGAAATGCTGTTCTACCTGAGCTTTCCGTTGTTGCTGCCGGTAGTGCGGCGGATTCCGACGCGGCGGCTGCTGCTCGCGGCCGTGCTGCTGGTGGTGGCGGTGCTGGCATTGCACGCCGCGTTCTATCTGTGGGTGCCGGGGCCGAAGGGGATCGCGAACGCGTTCGCACCCCGGCTGGTACCCGGTGACAGCTCACCGCATTTCGAGCTGCACGCCTCGCAGGCGTGGTTCGCGCAACCGGATATCCCGGTGGCGCAGTCGTATTGGCTCGGCTACACCTTCCCGCCGGCGCGGCTGCCGGAGTTCTACCTGGGGGTGCTGACCGCGCGCATGGTGCTCGAAGGACGTTGGCGCAGTACCCGTCTCGCGCCGCCGCTGCTGGCGCTGGTGGTCGCCTACGCGGCGACCTGGGTGGTGCCGATCGACTTCAAGATGTCCGCGCTGCTGATCGCCCCGACGGCGGCCGTGGTCGCCACCATGGCGGCCCGCGACCTGCAGGGCATCCGCGGGTGGAACGCGCATCCGCGAATGGTGTGGTTCGGCAACATCTCCTACGCGTTCTACCTGATCCAGTTTCCCGTGATGGTGCTCGTCACCCGATTCCTCATCGGCGGCAGGCAGTTCGGGATTCTCGGCTGGGCCGGATTCGCGCTGCTCGTCCTCGTCCTGGCGACCGCGGCCGCCGCGGCGCTCTATCACTGGGTCGACCTGCCGATCATGAACCGGTTCGCCGGGCGCTCGGCCCCGCGGGCGAAGGCCCCGCCTACGATGACGCCATGA